One genomic window of Solanum dulcamara chromosome 12, daSolDulc1.2, whole genome shotgun sequence includes the following:
- the LOC129877750 gene encoding CDGSH iron-sulfur domain-containing protein NEET-like: MASITSIIIQGGFSLSSFSAKRGRKTVVRAEAINPNINKDEVPKLVLHTVDVTQLSKPVTSYCRCWKSGSFPLCDGSHVKHNGITGDNVGPLDLKKQ; encoded by the exons ATGGCATCAATTACTAGCATAATTATTCAAGGTGGGTTCTCATTATCTTCGTTCAGCGCGAAGCGAGGGCGTAAGACTGTGGTTCGTGCTGAGGCTATTAATCCAAATATTAACAAGGATGAAGTACCAAAATTGGTACTTCACACTGTTGATGTCACTCAACTCTCGAAGCCTGTTACTTCTTACTGCAG GTGTTGGAAATCTGGGAGTTTTCCTCTATGTGATGGAAGCCACGTGAAACACAATGGGATAACTGGAGATAACGTTGGACCCCTCGACTTGAAGAAGCAGTAA